From Electrophorus electricus isolate fEleEle1 chromosome 8, fEleEle1.pri, whole genome shotgun sequence, the proteins below share one genomic window:
- the aste1b gene encoding protein asteroid homolog 1 yields the protein MGVQGLTSYVEGNRQFFTDLKLRKSHLVIDGCSLYFRLYFSCGLDQARGGDYDIFAVQVRRFFAALSECGVLPFVVVDGGIDQSDRKFKTLRERAQSKIHEAHALSRGAHGSVLPLLTREVFRQVLRDLGVPLVQCVSEADFEVASLAHQWRCPVLSNDSDFYIFDLPGGYLPFTFFEWENVCGKTSERYIPALRFTVNRFCSHFNHMNKQLLPLFAVVTGNDYTPAETFEMLSSRVELQREARARGGRSNPRIEGLLLWLSQFRSPLNALEEVLGGRKKGNLRMQLMAGIQDYQLPPTSRLALLFSSSQAGLPDVQGLPVSLASQPEWLLRGITSGRLPPLVLDVLVLQRVLLIPQVENTRLPSSHEASLSIRKAIYEILLLSGARQDHAVQAQRGRGSGGKARASQSGRSQASSANSVVEEYDRLDLNLRRTSIEVHLTTTHPQLNLMTLDRMAASVRLQVLLGTLGVMEHVLQPLPPHLWLPACVTYFWVKSSTPRPSVSVQQCLLLGLVYGELCRRMALPGDPLHFCAATASVCKQLDRLRLNTGHRRGLDLGVAHSLSQWQSCMWAGIYLNQLLCFPLPEPHCVWLFSGTLLHGVQAALRGGHQAESLLAGVSVAGQLYAVLLGVVTGSVGQSQTLHSAPLPSAGRGRGRGRGRGQGKRRRGGGSRNSRERDGMQPVTGLENRFGVLTCEDDWN from the exons ATGGGGGTGCAAGGTCTGACGAGTTACGTGGAAGGAAATCGTCAGTTCTTCACTGACCTGAAGCTGAGAAAAAGCCACCTTGTAATTGACGGCTGCAGCCTGTACTTCCGACTGTACTTTAGCTGTGGTTTGGACCAGGCGAGGGGCGGAGACTATGACATCTTTGCTGTTCAAGTGCGACGATTTTTTGCCGCTCTCTCAGAATGCGGTGTGCTCCCATTTGTGGTTGTCGATGGTGGCATAGACCAATCGGACAGGAAATTCAAGACCCTGCGAGAGCGGGCTCAGAGCAAGATCCATGAGGCACATGCCCTCTCCCGGGGGGCTCACGGTAGCGTTCTGCCCCTGCTCACTCGGGAAGTCTTCAGACAGGTTCTGCGTGACCTCGGAGTGCCCCTTGTGCAGTGCGTCTCCGAAGCTGACTTTGAGGTCGCCTCTCTGGCTCATCAGTGGCGATGCCCTGTCCTGAGCAACGACAGTGACTTTTACATCTTTGACTTGCCTGGTGGCTACCTGCCATTCACCTTTTTTGAGTGGGAGAACGTTTGTGGCAAGACCTCGGAGCGCTACATCCCTGCCCTGCGCTTCACCGTCAACCGCTTTTGCTCGCATTTCAACCACATGAACAAACAGCTCCTGCCCCTTTTCGCAGTTGTCACGGGTAATGACTACACACCTGCAGAAACGTTTGAGATGCTCTCCAGCCGGGTTGAGTTGCAGAGGGAGGCGAGAGCAAGGGGAGGGCGTTCAAATCCTCGCATCGAGGGCCTCTTGCTTTGGCTGTCACAGTTCAGAAGCCCACTGAATGCTCTGGAGGAAGTGCTGGGAGGCAGGAAGAAAGGCAACCTGCGGATGCAGCTCATGGCTGGGATACAGGACTACCAGCTCCCTCCTACCAGCAGACTGGCACTGCTCTTCTCTAGCAGTCAAGCTGGACTCCCTGATGTCCAGGGGCTCCCGGTATCTTTAGCCTCCCAGCCAGAGTGGCTCTTGAGGGGGATCACGTCAGGAAGGCTGCCCCCTTTGGTTCTAGATGTGCTGGTGCTCCAGAGAGTCCTCCTGATTCCTCAGGTGGAGAACACTCGTCTGCCCAGTAGCCATGAAGCCTCGTTGAGCATTCGCAAGGCCATTTATGAAATCCTCCTGCTCAGCGGGGCAAGACAGGATCATGCTGTTCAAGCACAGAGGGGTAGAGGAAGTGGTGGAAAGGCAAGAGCAAGTCAGAGTGGGCGGTCACAGGCTTCCAGCGCCAACTCTGTTGTGGAGGAGTATGACAGACTTGACCTTAACCTCAGGAGAACCAGTATAGAGGTTCACCTAACCACTACTCACCCACAGCTCAACCTGATGACTTTAGACAGG ATGGCAGCATCAGTGAGGCTCCAGGTGTTATTAGGAACGCTGGGTGTGATGGAGCATGTGCTACAGCCCTTACCTCCACATCTGTGGTTGCCTGCATGTGTGACGTATTTCTGGGTGAAGTCCTCTACCCCAAGGCCAAGTGTCTCAGTGCAGCAGTGCCTGCTCCTCGGGCTGGTGTATGGGGAGCTTTGTCGGCGCATGGCCCTGCCTGGAG ATCCACTACATTTCTGTGCTGCTACTGCCTCTGTCTGCAAGCAATTAGACCGACTGAGACTTAACACTGGTCACAGAAGGGGCTTGGATCTGGGTGTGGCTCACTCTCTTAGCCAATGGCAGTCTTGTATGTGGGCAGGAATTTACCTGAACCAGCTACTGTGCTTTCCACTTCCTGAGCCTCACTGTGTCTG GCTGTTCAGTGGTACTCTGCTACATGGTGTGCAGGCTGCTCTTCGGGGGGGCCACCAGGCTGAGTCTTTGCTGGCTGGGGTATCTGTTGCTGGACAGCTCTATGCTGTCCTGTTAGGGGTAGTGACGGGCTCTGTTGGCCAGTCCCAGACTCTTCACTCTGCACCACTTCCATCAgcggggagggggagggggagggggagagggaggggccagggtAAAAGGAGGCGTGGTGGGGGCAGCAGgaacagtagagagagagatggaatgcAACCTGTCACTGGGTTGGAAAATAGGTTTGGCGTGCTGACCTGTGAGGATGACTGGAACTAG